A window of Equus przewalskii isolate Varuska chromosome 6, EquPr2, whole genome shotgun sequence genomic DNA:
TGGCAGAAGACAAGTCTCCGCAACAGGatagggaaagggaggaggaggaggaatccCCTCACCAGCACTGCCATGCCAATGTGCCCTATGAGCCCTGGATGCAGGATGGTGGAATGGTGCAGAGGGTGACATATGGCTACATAGCGATCCAGAGCCATGGCCACAAGTACACCTGACTCCATGGAAGAGAACGCATGGATGAAGAACATCTGGATCAGACAGACAGTGTACCCAATCTCATGGGCATGAGCCAGGAGCACTGCAAGAGTTTTGGGTGCAGTGGAGGAAGCCAGGACCAGATCGATGCCAGATAGCATGGCCAGGAAGAGGTACATAGGCTGGTGCAAGGATGGGTCAGTCCAGATGATGAAGATAATAGTGACATTGCCCACTAGAGCGAGGAGGTAAAGGACACACAGTGGCAATGCTATCCAGTGCTGGCTTTCTTCCAAACCTGGGATGCCaatcaggaaaaaagaaggcTGGAGTAGCCTCCAGCTGGAATTACTAAGGGCCATCATCAATAGCTCAGAGactgaagagggaaaagaaaccaaaatcacGACTGCTTTCTTCCTGCATTATCACATTTTCCAGATCTGGCTACCATCTTcatgagaagaggaaagaggctTAAACTGCAACATAAGGGAATAAGCTACATACAGGgaagaaaatttccttttgttgagatacagttttttaaagatgagacatCCACACGTATGAATTAGGCCAGTCTAATTTCATTTACAGATAAGAGTAAGCATATGCTGCCTTTAGAGAGCTGTTTAAACTCTATCATTCAATTACTTAGAGTTTGGAATGTCAACTTGAAAGAATAGTCTTTATTACCTCTTGGCATACTGAACACTATAAATcaatctgttattttttaaatgagtctcCCTCAGTTTCCAGGATACAGTACTCTACAGTACTTCCTCCTATGTCCCTTGTCCCACCACGTTCTCCATCAACCAGCCTTTATCTATTGTTGATTCCAGAGTTCCATCCTTTCCTCTATTCCCTATTCTGTACCTTAGCTCTGATGGAGTTCATTCATTTGCATGGTTTTAACTACGAGTATACTTTAATTTCTTACAAATCTACTTTTCTAAGTCAAATACCTTGCTGAAACACAaatactttttccatttcttcctaaaTATCAATACCACACACTCAACATATTGAAGACTGAATTAACTCACCTGTCCTTCTCAAATCTGATGGATCTCCTTCTCGTCCATGTCTTGGTGCATTACATCACTATCTACCCTCCAAAAGCAATACCGAAACTTGGAAGAAATCCTTATTCATTCTTATCTCTCATCCCTTTTATCTATTCACCGGTTCCTGTTGACTTTACTTTTAACTCCTTTTACATCCACTCATTTTTCTCAACTCCCAATGTCACTACCTTAGTGCACACTCCCAGTATCCCTCATCTCAATTGTTTCCCTTGATCTTGCAGCCTTTGCCATTATACCCTTCAAACCATTCTCCATCCTGAAGTCAGAGggtttttcctaaaatatagaTGTCATGTCACTTCTGAGGTTAAAATCTTTTAATGAATTTAATCCATGAATAAAATCATACATTTAAGACTGGCATACAAGGTTTTCAAAGGTTATCTTATATAAATTATCCTAAATCAGGTATAGTTATCACTACAGTTACTATTAATAACAAAGTATCACTGAGTATGAGATCAgtgctctctttcctttttctttgtctccGTCAATCTGCTTATGTTTCAAATTTTTGCTATGTCTGTCTCTTATCACGACGTGATGATGATTCAGCGTTTCTGATAATCCCATGTTAACAAGAAGTATCAATCATATACGTGCTCTACTTTACCTTCTCCACGTGATTCATCTTTcgaacattaaaacaaaacacttgaAACCGGATATGTTTGTGTCTGTATGTTTGTCTTATAAGACAGACATAGTctgaaataattgtatttttctatataagGGAGGGATGcagaagaatacatatatataaaagagtCAGGAATGATTCAGTTCTTGTGGATTATGCATCTATAGATCACTCTGAATGTCTTTTATATAAATCAATGATGACTGCAATATGGCCCCAAAACTCTGAACACGGCAGCTATGAAATCTGAAATGACTGTTGGACACATATCTCCCagcctttgttttcctttcagatttgAATTCACTTATAACTTCAGGTAACAGTGACATGTTTTTATTGAGGCCTTCAAGAGAATCTCATAGTCTTGCAAAAGCTCACATTTCAGTGCTTAACATTTTacatagagaaaaaattaattctcTTTCTTAACTACTCCCATTCGACTGCAAATTTCAGCCCATTCTCACCTTTCAGCCAAGGAGTCAGAAAACAGCTGTGCGTCTTTTGGAAGGCCACCCATCATTTTGATAGGAGCAGCAGAGCAGTGGAAAATGAAGCCAAACTACAGTGGGTGAAGAAGATTCATGTGCCTGAGTATAACCTGCCTCTTCTTTGTGCTGCATAGTCTGTGAGTCTAGAGGAAAAGCCTAGAGCTGCTTTTTAAGCTGCTTTTTAATTACTAAAGTAAACAAGAGGTCCCTCAGCgattcttagaggaaaagcaaaagggACTTTATTCCCATGAACCTAAAAGGGAAGATACATTTAGCTCTCTGACCAGGAAGCAGAGGACAATTAATAAAGAACTAAAGCTGTAGATTCCTATTTATTCATGTAAATTCTGTCCATGCAACCTGCCTTCTATGAAGCTGTCCTCAAATTCTGTAAGGCAGTATGcatgtctccttttctttcctattaaATCACTTTACCAGTCGTGTCACTACGCTGAATACCTTGCACTGTAAAACCTGTCAGTGTCGGTCCTTAAAGAATAAGTAGGGTCTTTGCCTTGCTTGTGACAGCATTCCcagggaaaattccagaagtgtCAGAATCTAATTGGAACTCAGGaacatttgctaaataaataaatagctatatgattacttaaaaattacttaaaaataagatgAGTCCATAAAACAACCAGGAACTACGGGAACTTGACAAGACAGACACTAAACTTAAAGGATAGGAATGATATAGCAGACAGTGAGTGTCTATGGGAGATGGACTGATCGAACCTCCATGCTCCTCACCCGAAGTGATACACTGGGTGCTTCATGGAAAAAGGAATCCCAATGAATCTCTCTGCCAAAAGAGGTTATGACAGAATTCTAAGTGTGTGTCAGAAATGAGGACTGCTGTGGTCACTAGTGGTCAGTTCTGCCACAGTGTCTGTCACTGGAAGAAGGGAGGCTCCTCTATGGGCTGTggcctgtctctttctccttaatTTCCTCCTTAACAGTGGCACAGACTTTATGATAGTGGTAGAAGAGAGATACAGGGACATAGACAGAGAGAAACTAGGGAAGGGCACAGAAATAGAGGGTTCATTGTGATGAGCTACtaggagagggagaaatagaaatcaaacaCCCAGAGGCAGAGTTCAGGCGTCAAATCTGAGACAAATAAACAATCAGTAAGATATCTCCAGTACAAGGGCACTGTTTTCCTGGCCCTGGGCTGTCTTTGAGAATGCATGCTTTAAAGTCTTGAGTCAAGGCTGACAGAGACTCAGCAACATggagagaatttagaaaaaggaaaaaactcccAGGCTCAGGAAGTTTCTACTATGGTCCTCTCTCAAGCTGCAGAAGCACCCTGAGTCCCCAGTTCAATCTCCATGACAACCTTTTGTGCTAGCTTAGGAGTAACAGTGATAAACAGGATTTTATATCCAGAAGAGCTACACAGCAATCTCTGAATACCAAAGAGGAAACTAAACACATCATTCAAGGTCAGTGCAGCCAAAGTTTTCCAAGGATATGAAACATGAGTGCTAACTCTGGGAAGACTTGGGTAAAGTAGGCAAATCAATGATTCCTACATGTATCATATGTGATGACTATGATGCCAACCTAGACACATGCTAAAGGCCCCTGTGAATGCCTGAGTTGACCATGAAGGTTTAATGGGATTGGTAAGTATTTGAAATTCTCAGGTTAGTTTGCAGCAAGGTGTGTTTTCCGAAGGGCGGAAGCTAAGGGCAATTGAAAAGAAAGGCTTGGTTTTGAGGAGTCAGACCTGGGGAGAACAGCTACTCTGAGACAAGGGGAAATAAACTACTAAGATGTGTTAGACCAGAGGTTTGGAGACGTGGAGCCATAGTagccaaaagaaaataactcCTGTCACAGGAACTATGGGAAAGGCAGAAGCTGTCTGTCTACAGCCTTCCCCAAAACCATTGCAAAGAGATATGAAGGGAAGATATATTTTGGTATGGAATACTTCAGAACTGTCCTGTAATGAATGGCATTATTCATCAGAGAAGAGTGACTGAAGCCCTGGGGAGTCTGGAATGCAAACCTGTCCAATCTGCTGGGATGCCCCTGGGATTAAGGTTGAATGGCTCTGCCCCAGAAATTACTTGGCTAAGCACTGACAGCACTGGAGGACTTTTCCCATTTCAGTGTAAAAAGCATTAGACTCTGGAGGATGCTTGAAATAGAGTGGGGAGAGCTTCTAGAACAGCACACCAAAGCAGGGCATCTCAGGGATCTAACTTATTCTAAAACCCCAAATTCCAAGGAGGTCAAGCAAAGTCAGGGATCTGCTCTGAACAACAAAAGGCTGAACACAAGCAGCTGAAGCCAGGAGAGCAGAAGCAGCTCCGGAAGGCATTGCAGCCTGAGAGCCTCATTTATTAGCTataatagtttttttggtggattcccTGGGGGTCTTctacatacaagatcatgtcatctgcaaatagagatagttttactcctttctttccaatcagaatgttttttatttcagttttttgccttttccctggctagaacctcagtatgatgttgaacagaagtggagAGAACATCATGTTTatcttattcttgatcttagagggaaaactttcagtctttcatcattaagtatgttGTTAATTATGGAATTTTGTAGACACCTTTTATGAGCCTGAGGAAGTTCCCATCTATTCCTACTTGGTAAGTATTTTTGTCTTGAAGGAgtgttagatttttttcaaatgcttattctatatattgaaattataactttttttttaattctattgatagaatatattacattaattgattctTGGATATTAAAGAAATCCTGCATTTCTGAGATAAATCgcatttgattatgatgtataatcatttttatatattgctgaattttgtttctagtattttcttGGGAATTTTTGTGTCTAAACATGTATTTTGAATGcccaaattataatattttataacctCTTGTTCAAAATAGTCTGTCAATTAACCAAATGCAAGTAGTCTTTTAAAACAAACTTATCTTCAAAACTGCAGAGACATAGGACCCTCAGACACAGGATCTTTACAATTGGACTTACCTCATGGCTGAGAGCCAAAGAGACACATGTTCCagagacaagaagagagaaaggcactGAGCTCTACATGCCTTCTTTGCCTTTACATTAACCACTCATATAAAGACACTCTTTCTACTCTGGAGAGTAAGTGAAGGATGAACAGAAGCCAGGAGTGTTATGACAACAGATTGGCCTGAACAAGATCAAAACATCAAGAAGAGGGAAAATGTGCCTCCCTAATCTTAGTAAACAATCAAGTAAGATTGTGTTTAGCTGTGAATAAGAGACACTAGATTATAGTGGCTTAACCAAATTTATCTAccttacatacatacacacacagaatcaGGCATTTCAGAGCTGTTAAGGCAACTCTGTTCTGCCATCAATAGACCAGGATGGTTCTACTTTCTGCAGCACTATCCTAAACTATGGCTACCATCCTCCACATTCAACTCCATGATCCAGAcaataagaaggaagaaatggaaagggaGCCTCAATAGACTTTTACATCTAGTTGGTCAGAAATGAGTCTGATGTTCATCTCTAGTTGCAAGAAATTCTCAAAAGTTGAGTAATTTAGCTTTCTTATCTCTGTAATCATGGAAAGTTGTAGAAAGATGAATTTGAATGGATGTTGATTGCTCACTCTCAGTAAAAACAGACAATACACATCATgttcttttcatgtattattttcagaaatgacaaaatattgaGCCATGAAGAAAGTCTCAAAAATTCCAAAGAGTAAATAAGTTCCAAAGATCTCTGAATCACCATGACAAACTCAGCACTCACTGCAGCTTCCTCCTCTCAGTCCAAAACCTAGCAATACTACAAGATATTCAATAGTAAATCAATCCATAACATCATAAAAAACAAATGGAGAGCCATTtatgaaacataaaatgtgaggaaACTCCAAAAGATGAAGGACAACTGTGATGGAATTATGGAAAAGAATGGAAGCCCAAAAGGTTCATGGAAAGGACTGCTACAAAATTAATGTTGATTCACACTCAGAAATGTCTGATACtaagagaagcaggagaaaacGAACCTGGTGATTAATGATTAGTACAGTAGGAGTTACCAGGCAGGTCTGTCCTTGTGCACATAAACTCTCGGACCAAGAAGTGGAACAAAAGTCAAGCACCAGTAGTGAGTGTTCCAGAATATTGGAGATTAGTTCAGAAAACAGGGCAGTGACACACATGGTAAATAAACTACCATGCCCCATGAGGCATGAGAAACAAGCTCAATGATAAATCAAGCTTTTAGCACATCCCCTACAACAGGTTGCGTCAAATAAATACAGCAACATTCTGAGATTGcctattagaaagaaaaacaatcaacCAGAGACTAAGATGGCTAACCtttagacaggtttcttcctgactaCAGGCCCCTGGCCTTCTGTTTTCTTAAAGCATTTCCTTGagaaaacttgtaattgtaaaattcgttctctgcccctttgcagtGTGTATACAGCTTCTTCTAACCTCTTGCCTCTTTTATAAcctaggaatgtctttctcaagaaACTAAGAACTGTCTCTTGAAATATAAACACCAAAGGAAGTGACATTCCATCTCCCAATCCCTATGGACAGTAGGAGCCTAACTTTTAAAAGCACCAATTAGCAACACAGATCACCTaatcaaagacaaaaacatttgCAATCTCAGGAATAATTCAATGTGTTTGACACATACCATTGATCAACTTCCCAATAAAGTCCTTCAGTACTTTTCCACTAGGTCATCCTAGGGATTAAACCCATTCCACCTGACACTTTACCCCAGCCCAACACTGCCTTCTGTTTTAGCAGAACACAGTATTCAGACTTCATCTGTGCACTCTTCCCCATAATCAGCAATAGGATCAGAATAAAATCAACTTCCATTTGGTCATCCTGTCCactgctatttttctttaataccattacaggctttttctttttttttttttttttttgtggaaaagattggccctgagttaacatctgttgccaatcttctttttgcttgaggaagattgtcactaagctaacatctgtgccaatattcctctattttgtgcgtGGGTTGCCACCaaagcacagcttgatgagcaatgtgtaggtccatacccaggatcccaacccgtgaaccttgggctgccaaagaagagcaagaaaacttaactactacaccaccaggcaggtcCCCCAAATAGAACCATTTATTTGAGCAAAATCAAGGGGAAATAGTAGATTAAAGTTAACAAACATAACTCACACttgaaataatagaataaattcAATAACATCAAACAAAATCTCCTTACAAAGTAACTTTCTCTATGCCAACTCTCTACTTGAGAATTTCTGTCACTCATTCCTTCATGTCTAGAGATGGTGGCAAGTGCTGTTACTAGCTCTATATAACTACGCTATCACTTAGAATTTCTTAGTGACCACACCCTATGAATAGTTCATTTGTAAATAAtcccttctcaaattattctaaTTTGAGTGGCCCATCTGTTCTCTAGTGGGACTCTAATTCAGTGTTCATTCAATTATGTAGTATGGAAGACATTAGCAAGAACAATTTCAATGTGGTGATAGGACAGATTTTGGTGGCCATGAATTAAAAAGATGAGGAGTTGAAGACAGTATACAAAGATGACTCTTACAAGATGATGGATCAGTGAAAGGCAGATCCTGAGGATACAGGGCTACACCCGGGAAGTATCGTGGAAATATCTAGGAAGAAGTATGTGGAACAGAGATATTTTTTGAAGTTGATGGTCCTTGGAATCTTCACATATTAAGGTTCATGATACAGGGGAGAGGAAGACTGTTAACACAGGAAACAGGAGATACAGTCAGTGCTGATCTGTCACTTGGTCTGAACATACAAACATGTTCCAAAACCAATGATATATTACAAAACAATTTGAGGATAGCTGAATTTCACATTTGCTTTTGTGCAATTTTGTCTCCTACAAACACTGGTTGAATGCAGAAAACTGCATTAAGCTGAAAACAAGCTGCATGGGAATAtgcagaacacacacacaccccctaatATCTGGAAGCTACCTTCGTTCACGTCCCAACTTTCCATATGATTTCAAGTAAATGTCCTTCACCCACTTCACAGTAACTCATGAGCTGCAACCTTTCTGCTCACTTCCAGTAGCAAACTTCAAgtctttttcaaaggaaaatgttgTACTCATTGtaggttttgtatttttcttaatcatttaacGTGTAAAACTCAGAAACTGTttgtataaattttcttttttatgtgtcaTTGATGACGTTTTTGAGCACTGTGCTCCTTACTCCATTTTTCCATAAGTGCAGCGGTTTTTCTAGTGGCAGTTTGCATAGCACAGTGATTATTAAGAAGTGACTGTAACTGCCAGAGTGAGTGGGGAGGAAACCAAGCATAGATAGAAAGAACACATCTCTTCCAACCGTTCAAGCTGGCAGAGACATCCATCTGGTGGACCTGCCTCCTGAGACTAGGTTTGAATAGAACTCTTCCCAGAGTGACCAAGAAAAGCCTCCAAAGTCATAGGAAGCCCCTCCTGCTGGAACGAGACAATAAGCTACCTGGGAGTGGTTGAATGAGACTGAGGAGTGCCCTGAGCTAGGTCCAGGGAGGGTCAAACAGAGATCAGGTCATTTCACAGCCACGATTTATAACCAAAACCCAAAGAATGGTAGGGAGAGGCATAGATCTGCTGGGAACACCAAAAGTCCAGGCACAGGCAGCAACAGCCAGGAGATGGGAAGAAGCTCAGAAGGAAGTGCCAGCCTGAGGGCATCTTCATGGTTGCTCCTCAAGTAGTAAGTAAACTAGACAATGACATGGTCTCTGGGAGGGAAATGAATGGAGGCCA
This region includes:
- the LOC139084325 gene encoding olfactory receptor 52L1, producing the protein MMALSNSSWRLLQPSFFLIGIPGLEESQHWIALPLCVLYLLALVGNVTIIFIIWTDPSLHQPMYLFLAMLSGIDLVLASSTAPKTLAVLLAHAHEIGYTVCLIQMFFIHAFSSMESGVLVAMALDRYVAICHPLHHSTILHPGLIGHIGMAVLVRGFLLLLPFPILLRRLVFCQTTVIGHAYCEHMAVVKLACSETTVNRAYGLAVALLVVGLDVLVIGISYALILQAVLKVPGAQARLKAFSTCGSHICVILVFYIPGMFSFLTHRFGHHVPHHVHVLLATLYLLVPPALNPLVYGVKTQQIRQRVLRVFYIIGWI